The sequence CGGCTATGCGGACCTGGAGCGGCTTTCCCACCAGATGGAAAACCTGCTGGACATGGCCCGGAGCGGCGCCTTCATGAACTATGGCGCGGCCGCCGAGCTTTTATTGCAGATGGAGGACGTGCTCAAGACCGGCCTTGCGGACATAACCCGCGGGGGGACCGGCGTGGTCTCGGGCCTTGGGGTGTATTTGAGCCTGCTAAAGGAAATATCGGCCCCGTCTGGCGCCGAAGGTGAGGAAGAATCGCCGAAAATAGGCGAAATACTGGTCAATGAAGGGGTTGTCAAGAACGAGGACCTGAACAAGGCGCTGGAAATGCAGCGCAAGCCCTTGGGCGAGATACTTGTGGACATGGGGGTCACCAACGCCAACGCCGTGGAGACGGCCCTCAAGAAACAGCGCAAGGCGACCAGCGACGACAAGTCCAAGAAGTCCATGGCCAAAAGGCAGGACATCCGGGTTGACCTGGACAAGCTGGACAACCTGATTACCCTGATCGGGGAGCTTGTGATCGCCGAGAACATGCTGGTGAACAATCCGGACCTTGTGGGGCTGGAGCTGGAGAATTTCCACAAGGCGGCCCAGCAGACCAGCAAGATCGTGCGCGATCTGCAGGAACTGGCCATGGTGATCCGCATGGTGCCGGTGTCGGGCCTGTTCCGCAGGATGATTCGGCTGGTGCACGACCTTTCCATAAAGTGCGGCAAGAAGGTGGACCTGCAGCTTTCCGGGGAGGAGACGGAGGTGGACAAGACCATCATCGAAATCCTCACAGACCCGCTGGTGCACATGATAAGGAACTCCATAGACCACGGGGTGGAGACGCCAGAGGACCGAAAGGCCGCCGGCAAGCCGGAGACCGGGATTGTGAGGCTGTCGGCCAGCCACGAGGAAGGGGAGGTCTGGATAGTCATCGAGGACGACGGCAAAGGATTGAACCGGGAGAAAATACTGGCCAAGGCAGTATCAATGGGGATGGTGGGGGACGACGCCGACGATATGTCGGACAAGGAGACGTTCGCCCTCATATTCGCGCCTGGCTTCTCCACGGCCGAGCAGGTGTCCGACGTGTCGGGCCGGGGCGTGGGGATGGACGTGGTCAAGCAGAATCTGGACAAGATAAACTGCAAGATAGAGGTGTCCAGCAAGCCGGGGCTTGGCGCCCGTTTCGCGCTTCGAATACCGCTGACGCTGGCGATAATAGACGGCATGCTCATCAGGGTTGGCGCGTCCAAGTACATACTGCCGATAATCTCCATCCGCGAA comes from Nitrospinota bacterium and encodes:
- a CDS encoding chemotaxis protein CheA, which codes for MSDLSNEQIEIIQDFVRESRDTLEQLEQSIIELGKGTGDPAAINVIFRLFHSMKGTSSFLDLRNISAVSHAAENLLDLIRSGTIELKYPEHVDLLIQATDFAMGALRHVETHLNDNDLAGEAGELKTNLHAAVEAAKSGSATPAPKTIKMEAPAPQKPKAEAKKVEAPAPAQASPKPAAAAPPPPPPPSSSRPSAPSQEYYISPEMVERFIQESDELLQKLEGSLLDWIKTPSDKEVVSSAFRHIHSFKGNCGFFGYADLERLSHQMENLLDMARSGAFMNYGAAAELLLQMEDVLKTGLADITRGGTGVVSGLGVYLSLLKEISAPSGAEGEEESPKIGEILVNEGVVKNEDLNKALEMQRKPLGEILVDMGVTNANAVETALKKQRKATSDDKSKKSMAKRQDIRVDLDKLDNLITLIGELVIAENMLVNNPDLVGLELENFHKAAQQTSKIVRDLQELAMVIRMVPVSGLFRRMIRLVHDLSIKCGKKVDLQLSGEETEVDKTIIEILTDPLVHMIRNSIDHGVETPEDRKAAGKPETGIVRLSASHEEGEVWIVIEDDGKGLNREKILAKAVSMGMVGDDADDMSDKETFALIFAPGFSTAEQVSDVSGRGVGMDVVKQNLDKINCKIEVSSKPGLGARFALRIPLTLAIIDGMLIRVGASKYILPIISIRESFSPAGGAITRSTDGQELVRVREEFLPVVRLHEIHKLAPDSQDLCEGILIVMDTPEGNMALFVDEILGQQQTVIKGLSKYISDVGKVRGVSGCTILGNGDVCLILDVGGLVESPRR